A region of Kribbella sp. NBC_01245 DNA encodes the following proteins:
- the sucD gene encoding succinate--CoA ligase subunit alpha, which translates to MAIFLTEESKVIVQGMTGSEGQKHTSRMLASGTDIVGGVTPGKGGQSVEFGSRVVPVFGSVAEAVKETGADVSVVFVPPRFVKGAVIEAVDAGIPLVVVITEGVPVHDTATFFAHAQASGTTRIIGPNSPGLISPGRSNAGIIPADISAEGRIGLVSKSGTLTYQMMYELRDFGFSTAIGIGGDPIIGTTHIDALEAFQADPDTDAIVMIGEIGGDAEERAAAYIADHVTKPVIGYVAGFTAPEGKTMGHAGAIVSGSSGTAAAKQEALEAVGVKVGKTPSEAARLMREALQRQPV; encoded by the coding sequence ATGGCGATCTTCCTGACCGAAGAGAGCAAGGTCATCGTGCAGGGCATGACCGGCTCGGAAGGCCAGAAGCACACCAGCCGGATGCTTGCCTCCGGCACCGATATCGTCGGCGGCGTGACGCCCGGTAAGGGCGGGCAGTCGGTCGAGTTCGGCAGCCGGGTGGTACCGGTGTTCGGGTCCGTCGCCGAAGCGGTGAAGGAGACCGGCGCGGACGTGTCGGTGGTGTTCGTACCGCCGCGCTTCGTCAAGGGCGCGGTGATCGAGGCCGTCGACGCGGGCATTCCGCTCGTGGTCGTGATCACCGAGGGCGTGCCGGTGCATGACACGGCGACGTTCTTCGCGCATGCGCAGGCGTCGGGCACTACGCGCATCATCGGGCCGAACTCCCCTGGTCTGATCAGCCCTGGCCGTTCCAATGCCGGCATCATCCCGGCCGATATCAGTGCCGAGGGGCGGATCGGGCTCGTCTCGAAATCCGGCACCTTGACGTACCAGATGATGTACGAACTGCGCGACTTCGGCTTCTCCACCGCCATCGGTATCGGCGGCGACCCGATCATCGGCACCACGCACATCGACGCGCTCGAGGCCTTCCAGGCGGATCCGGATACCGACGCCATCGTGATGATCGGCGAGATCGGCGGCGATGCCGAGGAGCGCGCGGCGGCGTACATCGCTGATCACGTGACGAAGCCGGTCATCGGGTACGTCGCGGGGTTCACCGCGCCCGAGGGCAAGACGATGGGCCATGCGGGGGCGATCGTGTCGGGCTCGTCCGGGACGGCTGCCGCCAAGCAGGAGGCGCTCGAGGCCGTCGGCGTGAAGGTCGGCAAAACCCCATCCGAGGCCGCGCGGTTGATGCGCGAGGCGCTGCAGCGTCAGCCGGTTTAG
- a CDS encoding 2-hydroxy-3-oxopropionate reductase, whose protein sequence is MKIGFIGLGIMGSPMAANLLRAGHEVTGYDVVPASVERLLRAGGKPAPTIAEAVAGADVVITMLPDSPQVTEVVLGPSGVLESAVEGQLLIDMSSIAPETSNAVASAALPLGVRVLDAPVSGGEAGAIEASLSIMVGGPSEVFEAAKPVLDLLGKTVVHVGPAGSGQTVKAANQLMVAGIIALVSEAIVLLEASGVDSTKGLEVLAGGLAGNTVLNRKASTMLAREFAPGFRIDLHHKDMGIALASARAAGVSLPVTGLVAQLVASARSQGYGSLDHSALLQVIENLSKP, encoded by the coding sequence ATGAAGATCGGATTCATCGGCCTCGGCATCATGGGTTCGCCCATGGCCGCGAACCTGCTGCGCGCTGGGCACGAAGTCACCGGGTACGACGTGGTGCCGGCCTCGGTCGAGCGGCTGCTCCGGGCCGGCGGCAAGCCCGCGCCAACGATCGCCGAGGCGGTCGCCGGCGCGGACGTGGTGATCACGATGCTGCCGGACTCCCCGCAGGTCACCGAGGTGGTGCTGGGACCTAGCGGCGTACTGGAGTCGGCCGTCGAGGGCCAGCTCTTGATCGATATGAGCTCTATCGCTCCCGAGACGTCTAACGCGGTGGCGTCGGCTGCTTTGCCGTTGGGCGTGCGGGTACTCGATGCGCCCGTGAGCGGCGGTGAGGCCGGCGCGATCGAGGCGTCGCTGTCGATCATGGTCGGCGGTCCTTCTGAGGTCTTCGAGGCGGCTAAACCTGTGCTCGACTTGCTGGGGAAGACCGTCGTACACGTGGGCCCGGCCGGCTCTGGGCAAACCGTCAAGGCGGCGAACCAGCTGATGGTGGCCGGCATCATCGCCCTCGTCAGCGAAGCCATCGTCCTGCTCGAGGCTTCGGGGGTCGACAGTACGAAGGGCCTCGAAGTGCTCGCCGGTGGTCTTGCGGGCAATACCGTCCTCAACCGGAAGGCGTCGACGATGCTCGCGCGCGAGTTCGCCCCGGGCTTCCGGATCGACCTCCACCACAAGGACATGGGCATCGCCCTAGCCTCCGCCCGAGCCGCCGGCGTCTCCCTCCCGGTAACCGGCCTAGTAGCCCAACTAGTAGCCTCCGCCCGCTCCCAGGGCTACGGCTCACTAGACCACTCGGCCCTACTCCAGGTAATCGAAAACCTCTCCAAGCCCTAA
- a CDS encoding 2-dehydropantoate 2-reductase, translated as MRVAVLGAGAIGAYVGAALHRGGTEVHLIARGPHLEAIQANGVKVLSPRGDFVAMTPATADPAEVGPVDFVFLGLKANSYASCGPLIEPLLHESTTVVAAQNGIPWWYFHGLKGPYEGRRVESVDPAGEVTRVLPLRRAVGCVVYCSTEIEGPGLIRHLEGTRFSIGEPDGTTSDRCLEFSAAMIAGGLKCPVETDIRNDIWIKLLGNAAFNPISALARATMVEIAKHHGTRATVRLMMEETLAIAAAVGCHPAISVDKRLDGAQRVGAHKTSMLQDLEKDKPLELDVILAAVVELADLTATPAPTLKAVHAVTDLLSTKVGTA; from the coding sequence ATGAGAGTCGCGGTTTTGGGTGCGGGCGCGATCGGCGCCTATGTCGGAGCGGCCCTGCACCGGGGTGGTACCGAGGTCCACTTGATTGCCCGAGGCCCCCATCTCGAAGCGATCCAGGCCAATGGCGTCAAGGTCCTCTCGCCTCGCGGTGACTTCGTCGCGATGACCCCGGCGACGGCCGACCCGGCCGAGGTAGGCCCGGTCGACTTCGTCTTCCTCGGCCTGAAGGCCAACTCGTACGCCTCCTGCGGGCCATTGATCGAGCCACTACTCCACGAGAGTACGACGGTGGTGGCCGCGCAGAACGGCATCCCCTGGTGGTACTTTCACGGACTCAAGGGCCCGTACGAAGGCCGCCGCGTCGAGTCGGTCGATCCGGCCGGCGAGGTCACCCGGGTGCTACCGCTGCGGCGTGCCGTCGGTTGTGTCGTCTACTGCTCGACCGAGATCGAAGGGCCCGGGCTGATCCGTCACCTCGAAGGCACCCGCTTCTCGATCGGCGAGCCCGACGGTACGACGTCCGACCGGTGCCTCGAGTTCAGCGCGGCCATGATCGCGGGCGGCCTCAAATGCCCGGTGGAAACGGATATCCGCAACGACATCTGGATCAAGCTGCTCGGCAACGCCGCGTTCAACCCGATCAGCGCGCTCGCCCGGGCGACGATGGTCGAGATCGCCAAACACCACGGCACCCGCGCGACCGTACGCCTCATGATGGAAGAAACCCTCGCCATCGCGGCAGCCGTCGGCTGTCACCCCGCGATCTCCGTCGACAAACGCCTCGACGGCGCCCAACGAGTCGGCGCCCACAAAACCTCCATGCTCCAAGACCTAGAAAAAGACAAACCCCTAGAACTAGACGTAATCCTCGCCGCCGTAGTCGAACTAGCCGACCTAACCGCCACCCCCGCCCCCACCCTCAAGGCAGTCCACGCCGTAACCGACCTCCTAAGCACCAAGGTCGGCACCGCCTAA
- a CDS encoding hydroxypyruvate isomerase family protein: MSLRFAVNCSILFTELPLYERSAAARAAGFEEVEFWWPFESAVPEDGEVDRFERALADAGVSLIGLNFAAGDMAAGDRGLASWPARSLEFRDNLAVVLGIAERTGCRAFNALYGNRIEGVHPAAQDELAIENLALAAAALRPIDGTVLVEPLSGADRYPLLTAADVVDVITNVERTGVTNLGLLADLYHLTVNGDDVGKVITTYGDRIAHVQIADAPGRNEPGTGSIPLARHLEDLEAAGYRGRFALEYKPSTASTLESLGWMH, translated from the coding sequence ATGTCGCTGCGCTTTGCCGTCAACTGCTCGATCTTGTTCACCGAGCTTCCCCTTTACGAGAGATCGGCGGCCGCGCGTGCTGCTGGGTTCGAGGAGGTGGAGTTCTGGTGGCCATTCGAATCGGCCGTGCCCGAAGATGGCGAGGTCGACCGGTTCGAACGCGCCCTGGCGGATGCCGGAGTCAGCCTGATCGGGCTGAACTTCGCCGCCGGGGATATGGCCGCCGGTGATCGGGGTCTGGCCTCCTGGCCGGCCCGTTCGCTGGAGTTCCGCGACAATCTCGCGGTGGTCCTCGGCATCGCCGAGCGGACGGGATGCCGGGCGTTCAACGCGTTGTACGGCAACAGGATCGAAGGCGTGCACCCGGCCGCGCAGGACGAGCTCGCGATCGAGAATCTCGCCCTCGCGGCCGCGGCGTTACGCCCGATCGACGGCACGGTACTGGTCGAACCGCTCAGCGGGGCGGACCGTTATCCACTGCTGACCGCGGCGGATGTGGTCGACGTGATCACCAACGTCGAGCGGACCGGGGTCACGAACCTCGGCCTACTGGCGGATCTCTACCACCTGACGGTCAACGGCGATGACGTCGGCAAGGTCATCACGACGTACGGCGACCGGATCGCGCACGTGCAGATCGCGGACGCGCCCGGCCGGAACGAACCGGGGACCGGGTCGATCCCGCTCGCCCGGCATCTCGAAGACCTCGAGGCCGCGGGTTATCGCGGTCGATTCGCGCTGGAGTACAAACCGTCCACGGCGTCGACCCTGGAGAGCCTCGGCTGGATGCACTGA
- the gcl gene encoding glyoxylate carboligase → MPRMTAARAAVEILRREGITHMFGLPGAAINPFYSAMRDQGELKHVLARHVEGASHMAEGYTRAKAGNIGVCIGTSGPAGTDMITGMYSASADSIPILCITGQAPVAKLHKEDFQAVDIQAIAAPVTKWAVTVMEAAQVPGTFQKAFQLMRSGRPGPVLVDLPLDVQLTEIDFDPDLYEPLPVATPRASRAQAEKVLQLLAEAERPLIVAGGGVINADAAELLVEFAELTGIPVVPTLMGWGTIPDDHPLMAGMVGLQTSQRYGNATMLESDLVLGIGNRWANRHTGGLDTYTKGRTFIHIDVEPTQIGRVFAPDLGVVSDARAALEVLLEVARAQQLPDRSRWSGECGERKRTLQRRTDFENIPIKPQRVYQEMNTVFGPDTRYVSTIGLSQIQAAQMLHVYKPRHWINAGQAGPLGWTGPAALGVAVADPDATVVALSGDYDFQFLIEELAVGAQFNIPYIHVVVNNAYLGLIRQAQRMFDMDFCVQLAFENINSEEVGGYGVDHVKVAEGLGCKALRVFEPDGIQPALEEARKLMAEFEVPVIVEVILERITNVSMGTEIDNVIEFEAEPSTSGKG, encoded by the coding sequence ATGCCCCGAATGACAGCGGCCCGTGCCGCGGTGGAGATTCTGCGCCGCGAGGGCATCACCCACATGTTCGGCCTGCCCGGTGCGGCCATCAACCCGTTCTACTCCGCGATGCGCGACCAGGGCGAGCTCAAGCACGTGCTCGCCCGGCACGTCGAAGGCGCTTCCCATATGGCGGAGGGCTACACCCGCGCCAAGGCAGGCAACATCGGCGTCTGCATCGGTACGTCCGGCCCGGCCGGTACCGACATGATCACCGGGATGTACTCGGCGTCGGCCGACTCGATCCCGATCCTGTGCATCACCGGCCAGGCCCCGGTGGCGAAGCTGCACAAGGAGGACTTCCAGGCCGTCGACATCCAGGCGATCGCGGCACCCGTGACCAAGTGGGCCGTCACCGTGATGGAAGCCGCGCAGGTCCCGGGTACTTTCCAGAAAGCCTTCCAGTTAATGCGATCGGGACGACCCGGCCCGGTGCTGGTCGACCTGCCCCTCGACGTACAGCTCACGGAGATCGACTTCGACCCGGACTTGTACGAGCCGTTGCCGGTGGCAACACCACGCGCTTCCCGAGCGCAGGCCGAGAAGGTGCTTCAGCTACTGGCCGAGGCCGAGCGGCCATTGATCGTGGCCGGCGGTGGCGTGATCAATGCCGATGCCGCGGAGCTACTGGTGGAGTTCGCCGAGCTGACCGGTATCCCGGTGGTGCCGACGCTGATGGGCTGGGGGACCATCCCGGACGACCATCCGCTGATGGCTGGCATGGTCGGGCTGCAGACCTCGCAGCGCTACGGCAACGCGACCATGCTGGAGTCCGACCTCGTGCTGGGGATCGGGAACCGCTGGGCCAATCGGCACACCGGCGGCCTCGACACCTATACGAAGGGCCGGACCTTCATCCACATCGACGTCGAGCCGACGCAGATCGGCCGGGTGTTCGCGCCCGACCTCGGCGTGGTCTCCGATGCGAGGGCCGCCCTGGAGGTTCTGCTCGAAGTGGCTCGCGCGCAACAGTTGCCGGACCGCTCGCGCTGGTCGGGCGAATGTGGCGAGCGCAAGCGGACCCTGCAGCGACGTACGGACTTCGAGAACATCCCGATCAAGCCGCAGCGGGTCTACCAGGAGATGAACACGGTCTTCGGGCCGGACACCCGGTACGTCTCGACGATCGGGCTGTCCCAGATCCAGGCCGCGCAGATGTTGCACGTCTACAAGCCGCGGCACTGGATCAACGCGGGGCAGGCCGGGCCGCTCGGCTGGACCGGACCGGCCGCGCTTGGCGTGGCGGTCGCCGATCCGGATGCGACGGTGGTCGCGTTGTCCGGCGACTACGACTTCCAGTTCCTGATCGAGGAGCTCGCGGTCGGTGCCCAGTTCAACATTCCCTACATCCATGTCGTGGTGAACAACGCCTATCTCGGGTTGATCCGGCAGGCGCAGCGCATGTTCGACATGGACTTCTGCGTGCAACTGGCCTTCGAGAACATCAACAGCGAGGAGGTCGGCGGCTACGGCGTCGACCACGTCAAGGTCGCGGAAGGCCTTGGCTGCAAGGCGTTGCGGGTCTTCGAACCGGACGGTATCCAGCCCGCGCTGGAAGAGGCGCGCAAGCTGATGGCCGAGTTCGAGGTGCCGGTGATCGTCGAGGTCATCCTCGAGCGGATCACGAACGTGTCGATGGGCACGGAGATCGACAACGTCATCGAGTTCGAGGCCGAGCCGTCGACTTCGGGGAAGGGCTAG